A genomic segment from uncultured Marinifilum sp. encodes:
- a CDS encoding DUF2357 domain-containing protein: MSEEKYIEISSKVRSDVKLQIYSESKREDSLQEIEFADAIANGESPFQLMEGYSYEYYFSNENYELEEIAGIVRPSRRGKNSGRITPKIYVGTLQLTVIESKSKELIDTIALEVRSVKADYRSDYRFMLEEITEKCTELIMQCNSPVNQSFSSDFEKDNKTAYQRFAFVRSLIYSDEFNNAVNKIISSPVTEWEEEVEQIDIRRVKRIRNSGIRQIAGNSNRSRLPNNHPLHKLGLHTIPSKIQSSKKIETVDTPENRFIKHVLKEFHSFCSSFELIAKGKAQLEAKVLVDQLDCFINHSVFKKVSRPTTLNLNSPVLQRKEGYREVLRAWIMFDLAAKLIWEGGEDVYEGGKRDVATLYEYWLFFKLLDLVSELFRIEPKQIEKLIQPSNDNLSLSLKQGKNIALSGVYDSGIRKLHIKFSFNRSFSGKQSYPDSGSWTRTLRPDYTLSIWPNGISEEVAEQEELITHIHFDAKYKVENLQKSFTEDVDLNEEKMDQREGKYKNADLLKMHAYKDAIRRTGGAYVLYPGNQEVRQEGFHEIIPGLGAFPIRPTRGDDGTNNLKEFINEIISHFLNRASQWENMSYRVYDIHKGKPDKLEDLLPEPYGDERGLIPEETTVLVGFYKSKEHLEWCKSKGLYNFRSGEDNGALLLDKDVVNARYLLLHTYGDKHSGELLRITGKGLKVKSGDFLIQNEYPKDPKKEMKPFYLTVEIDDQVNEEFKGLEWDFKKFEKFKTGNQSAKPFAVSLSELMKEKVQY, from the coding sequence ATGTCTGAAGAAAAATATATCGAAATTTCGTCGAAAGTTAGGAGTGATGTAAAACTTCAAATCTATTCTGAATCGAAGAGAGAAGATTCATTGCAAGAAATTGAATTTGCTGATGCGATTGCAAATGGAGAATCTCCCTTCCAATTAATGGAAGGTTATTCCTATGAGTATTATTTTTCTAATGAGAATTATGAGTTAGAAGAAATTGCTGGGATTGTTCGCCCATCAAGAAGAGGAAAAAATTCAGGAAGAATAACGCCAAAAATTTATGTAGGAACATTACAACTTACTGTTATTGAGAGTAAGTCGAAAGAACTTATCGATACAATTGCGCTTGAAGTAAGATCGGTTAAAGCGGATTATCGTTCCGATTATCGATTCATGTTAGAGGAGATTACAGAGAAATGTACTGAGCTAATCATGCAATGCAATTCTCCTGTAAATCAGTCTTTTTCTTCCGATTTTGAAAAAGACAATAAGACTGCATATCAACGCTTTGCCTTTGTGCGCTCATTAATTTATTCAGATGAATTTAATAATGCTGTGAATAAAATCATTTCTTCTCCAGTTACGGAGTGGGAAGAAGAAGTTGAGCAAATAGACATACGAAGAGTAAAGAGAATTAGAAATTCTGGAATAAGGCAAATTGCAGGGAATTCGAACAGATCAAGATTACCTAATAATCATCCACTGCATAAACTGGGATTGCATACGATACCTTCTAAAATACAATCATCGAAAAAAATAGAAACAGTTGATACGCCTGAGAATCGATTTATAAAGCACGTTTTGAAAGAGTTTCACTCTTTCTGTTCATCTTTTGAATTGATAGCAAAGGGAAAAGCTCAATTGGAAGCTAAAGTTTTGGTAGATCAATTGGACTGCTTTATTAATCATTCTGTTTTTAAAAAAGTATCTCGTCCCACAACTCTCAATTTAAATAGTCCTGTTCTTCAGAGGAAAGAAGGTTATCGTGAGGTGTTACGTGCATGGATCATGTTTGATTTGGCTGCTAAATTGATTTGGGAAGGCGGCGAAGATGTATATGAGGGAGGCAAACGAGATGTGGCAACACTATATGAATATTGGTTGTTTTTTAAATTGTTAGATTTGGTTAGTGAGTTATTTAGAATAGAACCTAAACAAATAGAAAAATTAATTCAACCGTCAAATGATAATCTGAGCCTATCATTAAAACAAGGGAAAAATATTGCTTTGAGTGGAGTATATGATTCTGGCATTCGGAAACTGCATATTAAATTTTCATTCAATAGATCATTCTCGGGGAAGCAGTCCTATCCCGATTCGGGAAGTTGGACCCGAACTTTGCGTCCTGATTATACTTTGTCTATTTGGCCCAATGGCATTTCAGAAGAAGTAGCAGAGCAAGAAGAATTAATTACACACATTCATTTCGATGCGAAGTACAAAGTGGAGAACTTACAAAAAAGTTTTACCGAAGATGTTGATTTGAATGAGGAGAAGATGGATCAACGCGAAGGAAAATACAAAAATGCTGATTTATTAAAAATGCATGCTTATAAAGATGCTATTCGTCGAACTGGTGGTGCCTATGTTTTATATCCAGGAAATCAAGAAGTGAGACAAGAGGGATTTCATGAAATTATTCCGGGATTGGGAGCTTTTCCAATTCGACCCACAAGAGGGGATGATGGAACTAATAATTTAAAAGAATTTATTAATGAGATTATTTCTCATTTTCTAAATAGAGCATCGCAGTGGGAGAATATGTCTTATCGTGTTTATGATATTCATAAAGGGAAACCCGATAAATTAGAAGACTTACTGCCTGAACCTTATGGGGATGAAAGAGGTCTGATACCTGAGGAAACAACAGTTTTAGTTGGGTTTTATAAATCGAAAGAGCATTTAGAATGGTGTAAAAGTAAGGGACTATATAATTTTAGATCAGGTGAAGATAATGGTGCATTGCTTTTAGATAAGGATGTAGTTAATGCAAGATATTTGTTGCTGCATACGTATGGCGATAAGCATTCAGGAGAATTATTAAGAATAACAGGAAAAGGCTTAAAAGTTAAATCAGGAGACTTTTTAATTCAAAATGAATACCCTAAAGATCCTAAAAAAGAAATGAAACCATTTTATTTAACTGTTGAAATTGACGACCAAGTTAATGAGGAATTTAAAGGCTTGGAATGGGATTTCAAAAAGTTTGAAAAATTTAAAACAGGAAATCAATCAGCAAAACCTTTTGCTGTTAGTTTAAGTGAGCTTATGAAGGAAAAAGTACAGTATTAG
- a CDS encoding arylsulfatase — protein sequence MMYKTRLFSIVILLHFTTALFANAKADQAPNVIFILTDDQGIGDLSCHGNPWIKTPNLDKLYNQSVRMTDFHVSPYCAPTRSALMTGKYPINNGVWATYKGRDAMTEGTTLADVFKQNGYKTGMFGKWHLGDNYPVRPIDCGFDLAIQHKAGGVGELSDYWGNSYFDDVYFVNEKAEKFEGYCTDIWFNQTTKFINENKDKPFFIYLATNAPHSPWIVDNKYSNPYKQLEKDKKIVSADFYGMIANLDENIGKLEKFLRKNDLIDNTILIFMTDNGSSGGISRDGKIGYNKGFRGMKGGKTEGGHRVPFFIRWPNGKIKGGVDINQLTAHVDILPTLISLCKLNVCDSIRFDGLDISSILQKEEENLDHRTVFVHHRQDWRPPMDVKQTCVLNKKWRLINGNELYNVKSDKYQKNNLLKQYPKIVKTLLNSNENFVKTAKTKSEYQQLPVNVIGNKNQKEIKLTIQHAIGEDKGIWKCEQVAQGMKNTNNTHSIRIDRSAWYEISCCRWPKECPGPVWGIPEKNPKNLYSYSTIKPEKVRISIANKILEKKIKGDEEAVVFKVKLEKGKTFLVNDFIEGKQKYGVYYTYIKSIN from the coding sequence ATGATGTATAAAACAAGATTATTTAGCATTGTAATTTTATTGCACTTTACCACAGCTTTATTTGCGAATGCAAAAGCAGATCAAGCTCCAAATGTAATTTTTATTCTTACCGATGATCAGGGCATTGGAGATTTGTCCTGCCATGGGAATCCTTGGATTAAAACTCCAAATCTTGATAAATTATATAACCAGTCGGTGCGAATGACAGATTTTCATGTTAGTCCGTATTGTGCGCCCACACGTTCGGCACTAATGACAGGTAAGTATCCCATTAATAACGGAGTATGGGCAACCTATAAAGGTCGTGATGCAATGACCGAAGGAACTACTTTGGCTGATGTATTTAAACAAAACGGATACAAAACAGGTATGTTTGGCAAGTGGCACTTGGGAGACAATTATCCGGTAAGACCTATCGATTGCGGATTCGATCTTGCTATTCAGCATAAAGCTGGAGGAGTTGGCGAATTGTCAGATTATTGGGGAAATAGCTATTTTGATGATGTATATTTTGTTAATGAAAAAGCTGAGAAGTTTGAAGGTTATTGCACCGATATCTGGTTTAATCAGACCACAAAATTTATTAATGAAAATAAAGATAAGCCATTTTTTATCTATTTGGCTACTAATGCTCCACATAGCCCATGGATAGTAGATAATAAATACTCTAATCCATACAAGCAATTGGAAAAAGACAAGAAAATTGTAAGTGCTGATTTTTATGGAATGATTGCTAATTTGGATGAGAATATTGGAAAACTCGAAAAGTTCTTAAGGAAAAATGATCTTATTGATAATACCATTTTAATATTTATGACTGACAATGGTTCAAGCGGAGGAATTAGTCGGGATGGAAAAATTGGGTATAACAAAGGCTTTCGGGGTATGAAAGGTGGTAAAACCGAAGGGGGACACCGAGTTCCTTTTTTTATTCGTTGGCCCAATGGAAAAATTAAAGGAGGTGTAGATATTAATCAACTAACTGCACATGTAGATATTCTACCAACATTAATAAGTTTATGTAAATTAAATGTATGCGATAGTATCAGATTCGATGGCTTAGATATTTCTTCTATTTTACAAAAGGAAGAGGAGAATTTAGATCATAGAACTGTTTTTGTGCACCATAGACAAGATTGGAGACCACCAATGGATGTTAAACAAACTTGTGTGCTGAATAAAAAATGGCGTTTAATAAATGGCAACGAATTGTATAATGTTAAGAGCGATAAATATCAAAAAAATAATCTGCTAAAGCAATATCCAAAGATTGTAAAGACACTATTAAATAGTAACGAAAACTTTGTGAAAACTGCAAAAACTAAGTCGGAGTATCAACAGCTTCCGGTTAATGTTATTGGAAATAAAAATCAAAAAGAAATAAAGTTAACCATTCAGCATGCCATAGGTGAAGATAAAGGGATTTGGAAATGCGAGCAGGTAGCCCAAGGAATGAAAAATACCAATAATACCCATTCCATAAGGATTGATCGTAGTGCTTGGTACGAAATTTCATGTTGCCGATGGCCAAAAGAGTGTCCTGGCCCAGTTTGGGGAATTCCAGAAAAAAATCCTAAAAATCTTTATTCTTATTCAACAATTAAGCCCGAAAAAGTAAGAATTTCTATTGCCAATAAAATACTCGAAAAAAAGATTAAAGGAGACGAAGAAGCTGTGGTTTTTAAGGTAAAGCTTGAAAAAGGTAAAACATTTTTGGTGAATGATTTTATTGAAGGGAAACAGAAATATGGAGTTTACTATACTTATATAAAAAGCATAAATTAA
- the dcm gene encoding DNA (cytosine-5-)-methyltransferase, whose translation MGKKEFKFIDLFAGIGGFHIAMHENGGECVFASEIDKFARQTYEHNFKSISPEIFKNGNFNVDITDENLDYKNIPDFDVLCGGFPCQPFSQAGLKKGLDDTRGTLFFNIKEIIKAKIEGNKKDPKIKIPRAILLENVKGFRNHDKGRTYGILKETLSELGYKVKAEVLNSKHFGVPQNRERFFIVAWYKDIVKVDDFKFPFGLDKDKKIIYNKELRDEQAKPVKVGDILLTQEELENLELKSNKTYTISERLWAGHQRRKIGHANKGNGFGYSSFNEDSPYTSTISARYYKDGSEILIEQDHIDGRPNRPRKLHPQEAAKLQGYPIDKWYEIPVSDAQSYKQFGNSVSVPVVTTIASEIKKQLLNHA comes from the coding sequence ATGGGTAAGAAGGAATTTAAATTTATAGATCTGTTCGCGGGAATAGGTGGATTTCATATTGCAATGCACGAAAATGGTGGGGAATGTGTATTCGCATCAGAGATAGATAAATTTGCTAGACAAACATATGAGCATAATTTCAAGAGTATATCTCCTGAAATATTTAAAAATGGAAACTTTAATGTTGATATAACTGATGAGAATTTAGACTATAAAAACATACCTGACTTTGATGTTTTATGTGGTGGATTTCCATGTCAGCCATTTTCTCAAGCAGGGTTGAAAAAAGGATTGGATGATACAAGAGGAACTCTGTTCTTTAATATTAAAGAAATTATTAAAGCGAAAATTGAAGGGAATAAAAAAGATCCTAAGATAAAAATACCTAGGGCTATACTACTGGAAAATGTCAAAGGTTTTAGAAACCACGATAAAGGACGAACATATGGAATTCTTAAAGAAACATTGTCAGAGCTTGGTTACAAAGTCAAGGCAGAGGTTCTAAACAGCAAACATTTTGGAGTACCCCAAAATAGAGAACGATTTTTTATTGTTGCATGGTATAAAGATATAGTTAAAGTTGATGATTTTAAATTTCCATTTGGGTTAGATAAAGACAAAAAGATTATATATAATAAAGAACTTCGTGATGAACAGGCTAAACCAGTAAAAGTTGGTGATATTCTATTAACACAAGAAGAACTAGAAAACTTAGAGTTAAAGTCTAATAAAACGTATACGATCTCAGAACGATTGTGGGCTGGGCATCAACGTAGAAAAATAGGACACGCCAATAAAGGCAATGGTTTTGGATACTCTTCATTTAACGAGGATTCTCCATATACAAGTACTATCTCAGCTCGCTATTATAAGGATGGTAGTGAGATCTTAATTGAACAAGACCATATTGATGGAAGACCAAACAGACCCAGAAAATTACATCCCCAAGAGGCTGCTAAACTGCAAGGTTACCCAATTGATAAGTGGTATGAAATACCCGTTTCAGATGCACAATCATACAAACAATTTGGAAATAGTGTTTCTGTTCCGGTCGTAACTACAATAGCATCCGAAATAAAAAAACAATTATTAAATCATGCTTAA
- a CDS encoding helix-turn-helix transcriptional regulator, with amino-acid sequence MNLQIQFGKRVRQLRLEQGLSQEALAFKAEIDRTYMTSVENGKRNVSVQNIEKIINALEISIQDFFSTDIFEG; translated from the coding sequence ATGAATTTACAAATACAATTTGGAAAGAGAGTGCGCCAATTGCGTCTGGAACAAGGCTTAAGCCAAGAAGCACTCGCCTTTAAAGCAGAAATTGACAGAACATATATGACAAGTGTAGAGAATGGAAAACGAAATGTCTCCGTTCAAAACATTGAGAAAATTATCAATGCTTTAGAGATTTCAATACAAGATTTTTTTTCAACAGATATTTTTGAGGGGTAA
- the glpA gene encoding anaerobic glycerol-3-phosphate dehydrogenase subunit A: protein MNKNKSKEYDVIIIGGGATGAGTARDCAMRGLSVLLVERHDFATGATGRNHGLLHSGARYAVTDHESAAECIEENMILRKIASHCVEENDGLFLTLPEDDIAFQSQFVDACTSAGISTEIIDPALALRMEPSANPNLRGAVKVPDGSVDPFRLTMSNALDARMNGAEILTQHEVIDIIKEQDKAVGVDLFNHKTKEKVQHYAKVIVNAGGIWGHHIAKLAGVNINMFPAKGSLLIFGHRVNKMVLNRCRKPANADILVPGDTICLIGTTSEHIDYDQIDNMFVSKEDVDVLIREGVKLSPSLATTRILRAYAGVRPLVAADDDPSGRSISRGIVLLDHEERDGLSGFITITGGKLMTYRLMAEEATDLVCKKLSVDKKCETAEKVLPGSEKSDLSMENASKNIYLGSSIAKKSAKDRHGSLAHKVSNGGENEDSLVCECEGVSIGEVRYAINELHVNNLIDLRRRTRVGMGTCQGELCACRAAGLLCESMEEVGKAKDDLANFLQERWKGMSPIAWGDTINEIQFTSWIYEGIYGLKPDNN from the coding sequence ATGAACAAAAACAAATCCAAAGAGTACGATGTGATTATCATCGGAGGTGGAGCCACTGGGGCAGGAACAGCAAGAGATTGTGCGATGAGGGGACTAAGCGTATTACTTGTAGAACGTCATGATTTTGCCACTGGAGCTACAGGACGAAACCATGGTTTGTTGCATAGTGGCGCAAGATATGCAGTTACTGATCATGAATCGGCTGCAGAGTGTATCGAAGAGAATATGATTTTGCGTAAAATTGCAAGTCATTGTGTGGAAGAAAACGATGGATTATTTCTTACTCTTCCCGAGGATGATATAGCCTTTCAATCTCAATTTGTAGATGCTTGTACAAGTGCAGGAATTAGTACCGAAATTATAGATCCAGCTTTGGCCCTGCGTATGGAGCCTTCGGCAAATCCAAATTTGCGTGGTGCTGTTAAAGTGCCCGACGGATCGGTAGATCCTTTCCGACTGACAATGTCTAATGCATTGGATGCGAGAATGAATGGTGCCGAAATTTTAACTCAGCATGAGGTTATTGACATTATAAAAGAACAGGATAAAGCGGTTGGTGTTGATCTGTTTAATCATAAAACAAAAGAAAAGGTTCAGCATTATGCAAAAGTAATTGTAAATGCAGGTGGAATTTGGGGACATCATATTGCAAAGCTGGCAGGTGTTAATATTAACATGTTTCCGGCTAAAGGATCTTTGTTAATTTTTGGTCATCGTGTAAATAAAATGGTGCTTAACAGATGTAGAAAACCAGCTAATGCCGATATTCTTGTTCCTGGTGATACCATTTGTCTGATTGGTACAACTTCCGAGCATATCGATTATGATCAGATAGATAATATGTTTGTATCTAAAGAAGATGTAGATGTGTTAATTCGTGAAGGAGTAAAACTTTCCCCATCCTTAGCAACAACTCGTATTTTAAGAGCCTATGCAGGTGTTCGTCCTTTAGTTGCTGCCGACGATGATCCTTCAGGAAGAAGTATTAGTCGTGGAATTGTACTTCTGGATCATGAGGAACGTGATGGCTTATCCGGATTTATTACCATTACAGGTGGTAAGTTAATGACATATCGCCTAATGGCCGAAGAGGCTACCGATTTGGTATGTAAAAAACTTTCGGTTGATAAAAAATGTGAAACTGCTGAAAAAGTATTGCCAGGATCCGAAAAAAGTGATCTGTCAATGGAAAATGCTTCTAAAAATATCTACTTAGGATCAAGTATTGCTAAAAAATCTGCGAAAGACAGACATGGTTCTTTGGCACATAAAGTTTCTAACGGAGGTGAGAATGAAGATTCATTAGTTTGTGAATGTGAGGGAGTATCCATTGGCGAAGTAAGATATGCAATAAACGAATTGCATGTAAACAACCTTATAGATTTACGACGACGCACGCGTGTGGGAATGGGAACTTGTCAGGGAGAACTGTGTGCTTGCCGAGCAGCCGGATTACTTTGTGAATCGATGGAAGAAGTGGGAAAAGCAAAAGATGATTTGGCAAACTTTTTACAAGAGCGATGGAAAGGAATGTCGCCAATTGCTTGGGGAGATACGATTAACGAAATACAATTTACTTCATGGATTTATGAAGGAATTTATGGATTGAAACCAGATAACAACTAA
- a CDS encoding ATP-binding protein, producing the protein MQKLNFTEWDELIFSLKKKSDNVALALYNTDDKLLAANNLMCQFLDTNEEELQAINFIVNPSLNRIKELDADESGLLFRGLLTIGNYVDISYVLDAHIYRKNELIFIFAETNSLSLFEENKKMSRLNQQINNLQRQLLKEKSKLEHTLNQLKETQQMLIQSEKMNALGQMVAGIAHEINNPLAYVTNNLHELKKYSKEIFEAFDKLEKGIDLDKNAEMQELFARIKENYELDYLNEDLEDVLNESQSGLERVKNIVEDLRRFSRLDESEIKHVDLVENLESIITIIKPEIDKKEIEFYFETPKQLAADCFPGQLNQAILNLLINAIYAVETKGIIRLRLEKYKSEIHISVLDNGCGMEASIISKIFNPFYTTKPVGTGTGLGLSISYKIISELHRGSIKASSELGKGSRFTIIIPDSIKQ; encoded by the coding sequence ATGCAAAAATTAAATTTCACCGAATGGGATGAACTGATATTCAGCTTAAAAAAGAAATCAGACAATGTAGCACTGGCTTTATACAATACAGATGATAAACTACTTGCTGCCAATAATTTAATGTGCCAGTTTCTTGATACAAATGAGGAAGAACTGCAAGCCATTAATTTTATAGTTAATCCTAGCTTGAACCGTATAAAGGAATTAGATGCAGATGAATCTGGCTTGCTTTTTCGAGGTCTTTTAACCATAGGTAACTACGTGGATATTAGCTATGTATTAGATGCACATATTTATCGGAAGAATGAACTTATTTTTATTTTTGCCGAAACCAATAGCCTATCTCTTTTCGAAGAGAACAAGAAAATGAGTCGTCTGAATCAGCAAATAAACAATTTACAACGACAATTATTAAAAGAAAAATCGAAACTGGAACACACTTTAAATCAATTAAAGGAAACCCAGCAAATGCTTATTCAGTCGGAGAAAATGAATGCTCTGGGACAGATGGTAGCAGGAATTGCACACGAAATAAACAATCCTTTGGCCTATGTAACAAACAATTTGCACGAGCTTAAAAAGTACAGCAAAGAGATATTCGAAGCTTTCGACAAACTTGAAAAGGGTATCGATTTGGATAAAAATGCAGAAATGCAGGAGCTATTTGCAAGGATAAAAGAAAATTATGAACTAGACTACCTAAACGAAGACCTTGAAGATGTGCTAAATGAATCGCAGTCGGGATTGGAGAGAGTGAAAAACATTGTGGAAGATTTACGACGTTTTTCCCGTTTAGATGAATCAGAAATAAAACATGTTGATTTGGTAGAGAATCTCGAATCGATAATAACAATTATTAAACCCGAAATTGACAAGAAAGAAATTGAATTTTATTTTGAGACTCCAAAACAATTGGCAGCCGATTGCTTCCCTGGTCAACTAAATCAGGCAATTTTAAACCTGTTAATTAATGCCATTTATGCCGTGGAAACAAAGGGAATTATTCGCTTGCGTTTGGAAAAATACAAGAGTGAAATTCATATTTCGGTATTGGATAATGGATGCGGAATGGAAGCTAGCATAATATCCAAAATATTTAATCCTTTCTATACCACAAAACCGGTAGGAACAGGAACAGGATTGGGCCTAAGCATCAGCTATAAAATCATTAGCGAACTACACAGGGGTAGCATAAAGGCAAGTTCCGAATTAGGAAAAGGATCCCGTTTTACCATAATTATCCCCGACTCAATTAAGCAATAA
- a CDS encoding ATP-binding cassette domain-containing protein, whose amino-acid sequence MNNSTIISFQNTSIRSFDKLLLTNLNLSIKKGEQWALIGASGSGKSVLLKAITGKFAITNGKFKHPHLDKLCEVHKNKLISWRNFISMVSSRHEFKNLSNTNSFYYQQRYNSAHSGDTQTVAQYLSKTNTIHTPKLWTYQKVLNRLQLEDLKDKHLIKLSNGETKRLLIAEALLKNPALLLLDNPLSGLDVDTRKDFDKLLSDISNSGINIILTSSPHEIPDSITHIALLNEGKIIKTFVKADFKIEELDFTSVNKINLNELQQLLPVEKKKKFDNIVAMKNIVIKYDNKVIINQVNWNIKQGERWALLGSNGAGKSTLLSLINGDNPQAYSNNISLFDVKRGSGESIWEIKKNIGFVSPELFQYFPNGNSCLQVIESGFYDTLGLFRKSNPAKVEIVKRWMRLLEIEDSAAKPFKRVSTSTQRLCLLARALIKNPPLLIFDEPCQGLDTHQINNFKHIIESICDSSNVTLIYVSHYYDQIPNSVQNILKLENGKQIDVE is encoded by the coding sequence ATGAATAATTCTACTATAATTTCGTTTCAAAATACAAGCATCCGATCTTTTGATAAGTTACTTCTAACAAATCTTAACTTATCAATAAAAAAAGGAGAACAATGGGCATTAATTGGAGCTAGCGGTTCTGGTAAAAGCGTATTATTAAAGGCTATTACTGGAAAATTTGCAATTACAAATGGAAAATTTAAACATCCACATTTGGATAAGCTTTGCGAAGTTCATAAAAATAAACTTATTAGCTGGCGAAATTTTATCAGCATGGTTTCTTCAAGACACGAATTTAAGAATCTCTCCAATACAAATAGTTTTTACTATCAACAGCGATACAATTCTGCCCATTCTGGAGATACACAAACTGTAGCGCAATATTTATCTAAAACTAATACCATTCACACCCCTAAATTATGGACTTACCAAAAGGTATTAAACCGGCTGCAACTTGAAGATTTAAAAGACAAGCATCTTATTAAATTATCAAATGGCGAAACAAAAAGATTACTTATTGCTGAAGCATTACTAAAAAATCCGGCTTTACTTTTATTGGATAATCCTTTAAGTGGTCTTGATGTGGACACAAGAAAGGATTTCGACAAATTATTATCTGACATATCAAATTCTGGAATAAATATTATACTAACTAGCTCGCCACATGAAATTCCAGATTCGATTACACATATAGCGCTGCTTAATGAAGGCAAAATCATAAAAACTTTTGTTAAAGCTGATTTTAAAATTGAAGAATTAGATTTTACGAGTGTTAATAAGATTAATTTAAACGAACTACAACAACTATTACCAGTTGAAAAAAAAAAGAAATTTGATAATATTGTTGCAATGAAAAATATTGTCATTAAATATGATAATAAAGTAATTATTAATCAGGTAAACTGGAATATAAAACAAGGCGAACGATGGGCCTTACTAGGAAGTAACGGGGCTGGTAAATCAACCCTTCTTAGCCTAATTAATGGCGATAACCCACAAGCTTACTCCAATAACATAAGCCTTTTTGATGTTAAAAGAGGTAGTGGAGAAAGTATTTGGGAAATAAAGAAAAATATTGGTTTTGTATCTCCTGAACTTTTCCAATATTTCCCTAATGGGAATTCCTGTTTACAGGTTATTGAATCGGGCTTTTACGATACTTTAGGTCTTTTTAGAAAATCGAATCCCGCAAAAGTAGAAATTGTAAAACGCTGGATGCGGCTTTTAGAGATAGAAGATTCGGCGGCTAAACCATTTAAAAGAGTTTCCACAAGTACTCAACGCTTATGCTTACTTGCAAGAGCTCTAATCAAAAATCCGCCATTGCTAATTTTCGATGAGCCCTGTCAGGGTTTAGATACCCATCAAATAAACAATTTTAAACACATTATAGAATCAATATGTGATAGTAGCAATGTCACGCTTATTTATGTAAGTCACTACTACGATCAAATTCCCAACAGTGTACAAAACATTTTAAAACTGGAAAATGGCAAACAAATTGATGTTGAGTAA
- a CDS encoding B12-binding domain-containing protein, with protein sequence MDMNSSDVSKQYLNALLAGKRSSAQQYCLEFIKEGYTIKTLYEQVMKPALYEVGKLWEQNKISVASEHLATAISEGILNTLYNDIIPEQYSGKKVVLACVEKEEHQVGIKMVADVFEMNQWESFFLGTGFPVSELIKFIGKIQPDMIAISLSVYFNFANLEQMLKELQNSFPRTKILIGGQALLHLKEEYFSKWNNICYISDLNALDKHLKNLQ encoded by the coding sequence ATGGACATGAACAGTTCTGATGTTTCGAAACAATATCTGAATGCCCTGCTTGCTGGCAAGCGTTCATCTGCCCAGCAATATTGTTTAGAATTTATAAAAGAAGGGTATACAATAAAAACACTTTACGAACAAGTAATGAAACCAGCTTTGTATGAAGTAGGTAAACTTTGGGAACAAAACAAAATTAGTGTGGCCAGCGAACATCTGGCTACAGCCATTAGCGAAGGAATCTTAAATACACTTTATAATGATATTATACCGGAACAATACAGTGGCAAGAAAGTTGTTCTGGCCTGTGTTGAAAAAGAAGAACATCAGGTAGGCATAAAAATGGTTGCTGATGTATTTGAAATGAATCAATGGGAAAGTTTTTTTCTGGGCACAGGTTTTCCCGTTTCGGAGCTAATCAAATTCATCGGTAAAATACAACCCGACATGATCGCCATTTCTTTGAGTGTCTACTTTAATTTTGCCAATTTGGAACAGATGCTTAAGGAACTTCAGAATTCATTTCCCAGGACCAAAATACTAATTGGAGGACAAGCCCTATTGCATTTAAAAGAAGAGTATTTTTCGAAATGGAACAACATCTGCTATATAAGCGATTTAAATGCATTGGATAAACATTTAAAAAATCTACAATAA